Proteins encoded in a region of the Vibrio ponticus genome:
- the mazG gene encoding nucleoside triphosphate pyrophosphohydrolase encodes MSHPIEQLEQIMATLRDPQKGCPWDRKQTFDTIVPHTLEETYEVVDAIHNQDWSNLKEELGDLLFQVIFYSQLAKEQGLFDFSAVVETVNEKLTRRHPHVFSDVEFESDEAINANWEAEKAKEKAEAGKSEQSILDSIPNSLPALLRATKIQKKCARFGFDWDSLGPVVDKVREELDEVLEESMLADSKQENIELELGDLMFAVVNLARHLDTNPEVALAKANLKFARRFAGVEEKVYQDGKNLSDCSLDELEQYWQKIKQEERGIAL; translated from the coding sequence ATGAGTCATCCAATTGAACAGTTAGAACAGATCATGGCGACGCTGCGTGACCCGCAGAAGGGCTGTCCGTGGGATCGTAAGCAGACGTTTGACACTATTGTGCCGCACACGCTAGAAGAGACCTATGAAGTGGTTGATGCTATTCACAACCAAGACTGGTCGAATCTAAAAGAAGAGTTGGGCGACTTATTGTTCCAAGTTATCTTCTACAGCCAGCTAGCAAAAGAGCAGGGACTGTTTGACTTTTCTGCGGTGGTTGAGACAGTGAATGAAAAGCTAACACGTCGCCATCCGCATGTATTTTCCGATGTTGAGTTTGAATCCGATGAAGCAATCAACGCCAATTGGGAAGCGGAGAAAGCAAAAGAAAAGGCAGAGGCAGGCAAATCAGAGCAAAGTATTCTAGACTCAATACCAAACTCTCTACCTGCTTTATTACGTGCTACAAAGATACAGAAGAAGTGTGCTCGTTTTGGTTTTGATTGGGACTCATTAGGACCTGTGGTCGACAAGGTGCGTGAAGAGCTGGATGAGGTGCTTGAAGAGTCGATGCTTGCTGACAGCAAACAGGAGAATATTGAGCTGGAATTAGGCGATTTAATGTTCGCTGTGGTCAATTTAGCACGACATTTGGATACCAACCCAGAGGTGGCGTTAGCGAAAGCAAACCTAAAATTTGCTCGTCGTTTTGCCGGGGTGGAAGAAAAAGTTTATCAAGACGGAAAAAATTTATCGGACTGTAGCTTAGATGAACTTGAGCAATATTGGCAAAAAATTAAGCAAGAAGAACGGGGTATCGCGCTGTAA